The following are encoded in a window of Desulfovibrio legallii genomic DNA:
- a CDS encoding M16 family metallopeptidase codes for MARHSLFGLFFLSLLLAASLAQAAPGKDTLLTRLPNGLTVCIVKDARFPLAATRLYVRTGSSHETAAQAGISHLLEHMVFKGTEHRPKGQVAKDVEALGGYLNAATSFDKTWFITDMPAAHWRTGMDVVKEMAFQASLDPKELESEKEVVISELERDQDQPMSRLFESLQTSTLHNTVYGRPIIGYKDTVRAVTADDLRAYVRRWYQPRNMLLLVAGDIDPKAVLEHARELFGGLTNSGDQAEPAPADLRAAPGGPQVEIIRGPWSKVYLGLAFPAPSLRDVRSTDLDVLSYLLGGDGTSLFYRKYKYEQQLADSIGMGNMSLARAGLLYLTAQMDADKLAPFWQGLTKDLAALKAADFSPESVRRAVFNLEDGMDRSAETLSGLAAWTGSVQFDLGGAQQEANLRAALRSVDQARLQAALGRWLRPEALRVRVLAPEKAQLPDLEAILRANWPAPAAPQTAAPAAAAEAGKTETIDLGGGRTLILLPDATVPYAALQLSFPGGNALLPAARQGLAGLTARALTDGCADLDAQGVERWLAQRAASLDATAGLQTFTVSLTGPARFNADYFALLQDLLTRPRFEEQEVRRETKDMLAALRQRADRPTALLFSRLNPFLYPGGQPYGLDPLGTPETLAAFSPKNVRDFWAQQLRQPWVLAVAGDFDREAVLAFARSLPAPQGQALSVALPAWGRDKKLDLHLPGRNQAHVLEVFRAVPPDHPDAPALLLLQAVLSGQSGLLFSQMRDVEGLGYTVTAFYRAMPLAGMMAFYIGTTPDKVAQARQGFAKIIAQVQEKPLPADLLRAAANRLRGEYYRDRQSLGARAGDAATDAVLGRPQGFDLALIDKAAKLTPEQIQTAARVYLTPANRYDLLLQP; via the coding sequence ATGGCACGCCATAGTTTGTTTGGTCTTTTTTTTCTGTCGCTGCTGCTGGCGGCGTCCCTTGCGCAGGCCGCGCCGGGCAAGGACACGCTGCTCACCAGGCTGCCCAACGGGCTGACGGTCTGCATCGTCAAAGACGCCCGCTTCCCCCTGGCGGCCACGCGCCTCTATGTGCGCACGGGTTCCTCCCATGAGACGGCGGCCCAGGCGGGCATCAGCCATCTGCTGGAGCACATGGTTTTCAAAGGCACAGAGCACCGGCCCAAGGGGCAGGTGGCCAAGGACGTGGAGGCCCTGGGCGGCTACCTTAACGCGGCCACCAGCTTTGACAAAACCTGGTTCATTACGGATATGCCCGCGGCTCACTGGCGCACGGGCATGGACGTGGTTAAGGAAATGGCCTTCCAGGCCTCCCTGGATCCCAAGGAGCTGGAATCGGAAAAAGAAGTGGTCATTTCCGAGCTGGAGCGCGACCAGGACCAGCCCATGAGCCGCCTGTTCGAGAGCCTCCAGACCTCCACCCTGCACAATACCGTCTACGGGCGGCCCATTATCGGCTACAAGGACACGGTGCGCGCCGTTACGGCCGACGATCTGCGGGCCTATGTGCGCCGCTGGTACCAGCCGCGCAACATGCTGCTGCTGGTGGCGGGCGATATTGACCCCAAGGCCGTGCTGGAGCACGCCCGCGAGCTTTTCGGCGGGCTGACCAACAGCGGCGATCAGGCGGAACCCGCCCCCGCGGACCTGCGCGCGGCCCCCGGCGGCCCGCAGGTGGAAATTATCCGTGGCCCCTGGAGCAAAGTCTACCTGGGCCTGGCCTTCCCCGCGCCCTCCCTGCGCGACGTGCGCTCCACGGATCTGGACGTGCTCAGCTACCTGCTGGGCGGGGACGGCACCTCCCTGTTCTACCGCAAGTACAAGTACGAACAGCAGCTGGCGGACAGCATCGGCATGGGCAACATGAGCCTGGCCCGCGCGGGCCTGCTCTACCTTACGGCCCAGATGGACGCGGATAAGCTCGCGCCCTTCTGGCAGGGCCTGACCAAGGATCTGGCCGCGCTCAAGGCCGCGGATTTCAGTCCGGAGAGCGTGCGCCGGGCCGTGTTTAATCTGGAAGACGGCATGGACCGCTCGGCGGAGACCCTCAGCGGCCTGGCGGCCTGGACCGGCAGCGTGCAGTTCGACCTGGGCGGCGCGCAGCAGGAGGCCAATCTGCGCGCCGCCCTGCGCAGTGTGGATCAGGCCCGTCTGCAGGCGGCCCTGGGCCGCTGGCTGCGGCCCGAAGCCCTGCGCGTGCGGGTGCTGGCCCCGGAGAAAGCGCAACTGCCCGACCTGGAAGCCATCCTGCGCGCCAACTGGCCCGCCCCCGCTGCGCCGCAGACCGCCGCACCGGCAGCCGCGGCCGAGGCCGGCAAAACCGAAACCATTGACCTGGGCGGGGGCCGCACGCTCATCCTGCTGCCCGATGCCACCGTGCCTTATGCGGCCCTGCAGCTCTCCTTCCCCGGCGGCAACGCGCTGCTGCCCGCAGCGCGCCAGGGCCTGGCCGGGCTCACGGCCCGGGCCCTCACCGACGGCTGCGCCGACCTGGACGCCCAGGGCGTGGAGCGCTGGCTGGCCCAGCGCGCAGCCTCCCTGGACGCTACTGCCGGTCTGCAGACCTTTACCGTTTCGCTCACCGGCCCGGCCCGCTTCAATGCGGATTACTTCGCCTTGCTGCAAGATCTGCTGACCAGACCGCGCTTTGAGGAACAGGAAGTGCGGCGCGAGACCAAGGACATGCTTGCCGCCCTGCGCCAGCGGGCGGACCGGCCCACGGCCCTGCTGTTCTCCCGCCTTAACCCCTTCCTTTATCCCGGCGGGCAGCCTTACGGGCTGGATCCCCTGGGCACGCCGGAAACCCTGGCCGCGTTCAGCCCCAAGAACGTGCGCGACTTCTGGGCGCAACAGCTGCGCCAGCCCTGGGTGCTGGCCGTGGCCGGAGACTTTGACCGCGAGGCTGTGCTGGCCTTTGCCCGCAGCCTGCCCGCGCCTCAGGGCCAGGCCCTCTCTGTGGCCCTGCCCGCCTGGGGCAGGGACAAAAAACTGGATCTGCACCTGCCCGGCCGCAACCAGGCCCATGTGCTGGAGGTCTTTCGCGCGGTGCCGCCCGACCATCCGGACGCCCCGGCCCTGCTGCTGCTTCAGGCCGTGCTCTCAGGCCAGAGCGGCCTGCTGTTCAGCCAGATGCGCGATGTGGAAGGCCTGGGCTACACAGTCACAGCCTTCTACCGCGCCATGCCTCTGGCCGGCATGATGGCCTTCTACATCGGCACCACCCCGGACAAGGTGGCGCAGGCCCGTCAGGGCTTCGCCAAAATCATTGCCCAGGTGCAGGAAAAACCCCTGCCCGCAGACCTGCTGCGCGCCGCCGCCAACCGCCTGCGCGGCGAATACTACCGCGACCGGCAAAGCCTGGGCGCCCGCGCCGGCGACGCCGCTACGGACGCCGTGCTGGGCCGCCCCCAGGGCTTTGACCTGGCCCTTATCGATAAGGCCGCCAAACTCACCCCGGAACAAATCCAGACCGCGGCCCGCGTCTACCTTACCCCCGCCAACCGCTACGACCTGCTGCTGCAGCCGTAG